From a region of the Pontixanthobacter gangjinensis genome:
- a CDS encoding sugar MFS transporter: MALAPDLSTSTDPNVADDAGNHIDAPGLQGFVFGLFFIFGGITSLNDVIIPKLKELFTLSWTEAMLVQFCFFFAYFAVGIPAAKLVKRIGYMRGAVAGLLVMMTGCLLFIPASQTATYALFLFAFFILASGVVIVQVVANPLISLLGPAKTTHSRLTFAQAFNSLGTTIFPYFGAILILGSLATVTADQLSGIELEAYRTAESQAIVNGYLGIAIALAVVALVVWMFRNRLKGEKHEASSGFAGLDLLKRSRFGFGALCIFLYVGGEVAIGSIIVDYLQQDSVMGIGEQAAGKLIALYWGGAMVGRFIGSGLLRMVSPGLLLSTVATGAIALLLISANTTGMLSGYSLLAIGLMNSIMFPTIFSLACEKLGSRAADGSGIINVAICGGAVVPLLFGVVADATTLTTALIIPAICYAVILTFGLFARKPA; encoded by the coding sequence ATGGCATTAGCGCCTGATCTATCAACTAGCACCGATCCCAATGTGGCGGACGACGCTGGTAACCATATCGACGCACCCGGTTTGCAGGGATTTGTGTTCGGCCTGTTCTTCATCTTCGGCGGCATCACATCGCTGAATGATGTCATCATTCCGAAACTTAAGGAGCTGTTCACGCTCAGCTGGACCGAAGCTATGCTGGTTCAATTCTGTTTCTTCTTTGCTTATTTTGCTGTCGGCATCCCCGCTGCAAAATTGGTCAAGCGGATCGGTTATATGCGCGGTGCAGTTGCCGGTTTGCTTGTAATGATGACAGGTTGCTTGCTGTTTATCCCAGCATCACAAACAGCAACATATGCGCTGTTCCTGTTCGCCTTCTTCATCCTCGCAAGCGGTGTGGTTATCGTTCAAGTTGTTGCGAACCCGCTGATCAGCCTCTTGGGGCCTGCGAAAACTACGCATAGCCGCCTTACATTTGCGCAAGCATTTAACTCGCTCGGAACCACGATCTTTCCTTACTTCGGAGCGATCCTTATCTTGGGCAGTCTCGCGACCGTCACCGCAGACCAGCTGTCCGGCATAGAACTTGAGGCTTATCGCACGGCCGAGAGCCAAGCGATTGTGAACGGCTATCTCGGCATTGCCATCGCTCTGGCGGTTGTCGCGCTCGTGGTTTGGATGTTCCGCAATCGCTTGAAGGGTGAGAAGCATGAAGCAAGTTCAGGCTTCGCTGGCCTCGATCTGCTAAAGCGGTCGCGCTTCGGCTTCGGCGCACTGTGCATTTTCCTTTACGTTGGCGGCGAAGTCGCAATCGGTTCAATCATTGTCGATTATCTGCAGCAAGACAGCGTCATGGGCATTGGCGAGCAAGCTGCTGGTAAGTTGATTGCTCTTTACTGGGGCGGCGCAATGGTCGGGCGGTTCATCGGCTCCGGCCTGCTTCGGATGGTCAGCCCTGGCCTTCTGCTGAGCACAGTAGCAACCGGCGCAATCGCGTTATTGCTTATTTCGGCAAATACGACCGGCATGCTCTCGGGATATTCACTTCTCGCAATCGGCCTCATGAATTCGATCATGTTCCCGACGATCTTCTCTCTGGCTTGCGAAAAGCTGGGCTCAAGGGCGGCAGACGGCTCAGGTATTATCAATGTGGCAATTTGTGGCGGCGCGGTTGTGCCACTGTTGTTCGGTGTGGTTGCTGATGCAACCACGCTAACGACTGCATTAATCATTCCAGCAATC
- a CDS encoding glycoside hydrolase family 3 protein — MRVKLTTLACTFALAACSYNPELQTQIPAVADDSSVVPAASSDDTVGDRAVEQILAQMSLERKIAQLIQPQINSFTADDMRRYRFGSYLNGGNGGPYGDEFAPASEWLKLADEMWEASTAPLPAGEPAIPTIWGTDAVHGHTNVKQATIFPHNIALGATRDADLVRRIGAATATEIEVTGIDWNFSPTVAIARDDRWGRTYESYSEQPKLVAEMGAALVEGLQGTPGEDDYLGKGRVIATAKHFFADGGTDQGVDQGDVNGDIDALKSIHVVPYPAAISAGVETIMASFNSINGIKMHGNKELLTDVLRGDLGFEGLVVGDWNAHGQIEGCTVSDCAQALLAGLDIYMVPDDWKALHANLVSQVQNGTIPMSRIDEAVTRVLRVKYHAGLLGPDAAKPSARPNAGKYDMLGSASHRAIAREAVAKSQVILKNNGVLPVKPGASILVAGANADSVAQSAGGWTLTWQGGLELTNDYFPGATSIWAGLEDAAKEAGGSAVLSEDGSYTAKPDVAIVVFGEEPYAEFVGDKKTLVFADEEGLELLKKFEAEGIPAVAIFLSGRPLWMNREINAADAFVASWLPGSEGAGIADILYGKREATGRLSFSWPATCGGAPLNGSEGALFTVGSGRSLGDTAPLAKLDETCGYLTEAKSAVWYDLGRLSTGIAASANGINLVNLRGEGGGIVARGFDYQRQEDAREVTFGPGATLSFAQQGEGEGDYRILYNLGAQPAGKVTLTVGNTPIDITPQLRLSAGKGWREMIVTEDCAPQLGNSISITSDAPMTITIARIARQDMPEGAQCSF, encoded by the coding sequence ATGAGAGTCAAACTTACAACTTTGGCATGCACATTTGCGTTGGCAGCGTGCAGCTATAACCCCGAACTCCAAACTCAGATTCCGGCTGTAGCCGATGACAGCAGCGTAGTACCTGCGGCGTCATCGGATGATACGGTTGGCGATCGGGCTGTTGAGCAGATCCTCGCGCAAATGTCGCTTGAGCGTAAGATTGCTCAGCTGATTCAGCCACAGATCAATTCCTTCACCGCTGATGATATGCGCCGCTACCGCTTTGGCAGCTATCTCAATGGCGGAAATGGCGGCCCCTACGGCGACGAATTCGCGCCTGCATCCGAATGGCTCAAACTGGCAGACGAAATGTGGGAAGCCTCGACTGCGCCGCTACCCGCTGGCGAGCCTGCCATCCCGACCATATGGGGTACCGATGCAGTTCACGGCCATACCAACGTCAAACAGGCTACAATTTTTCCGCATAATATTGCGCTGGGAGCAACACGCGATGCCGATCTGGTGCGGCGGATTGGTGCAGCCACTGCGACCGAAATTGAAGTAACCGGGATTGATTGGAACTTTTCTCCGACAGTCGCCATTGCTCGCGATGATCGCTGGGGCCGGACCTATGAAAGCTATTCGGAGCAACCGAAATTGGTTGCCGAAATGGGCGCGGCTCTGGTTGAAGGATTGCAAGGGACGCCGGGCGAAGATGACTATCTCGGCAAAGGCCGTGTCATTGCAACAGCGAAGCACTTTTTTGCCGATGGCGGCACCGATCAAGGTGTCGATCAAGGTGATGTGAACGGCGATATTGATGCGCTCAAGAGTATTCACGTTGTTCCCTACCCTGCTGCAATCTCGGCTGGTGTCGAAACGATCATGGCGAGTTTCAACTCGATCAACGGCATTAAAATGCACGGCAATAAGGAATTGCTGACGGACGTGCTGCGCGGGGATCTAGGATTCGAAGGTTTGGTCGTCGGCGATTGGAACGCGCATGGCCAGATTGAAGGTTGCACCGTGTCAGATTGCGCACAAGCGCTGCTTGCGGGTCTCGATATCTATATGGTGCCTGATGATTGGAAGGCGCTTCATGCCAATCTGGTAAGTCAGGTACAGAACGGGACAATCCCGATGTCGCGTATCGACGAAGCTGTCACCAGGGTTTTGCGCGTCAAATACCATGCCGGACTGCTCGGACCCGACGCTGCCAAACCATCCGCACGGCCCAATGCGGGCAAATATGACATGCTCGGCTCAGCCTCTCATCGCGCAATCGCGCGCGAAGCAGTCGCAAAATCGCAGGTTATTTTGAAAAATAATGGCGTGCTCCCGGTTAAGCCGGGCGCTTCAATCCTTGTCGCGGGTGCCAATGCGGACAGCGTTGCACAATCTGCGGGAGGGTGGACACTGACTTGGCAAGGCGGGCTTGAGCTCACCAATGATTACTTCCCCGGTGCGACTTCGATATGGGCAGGTCTGGAAGACGCCGCAAAGGAAGCTGGCGGTTCTGCCGTACTGTCTGAAGACGGTAGCTACACCGCCAAACCTGATGTCGCTATCGTGGTGTTCGGTGAAGAGCCCTATGCGGAATTCGTTGGCGATAAAAAGACCTTGGTGTTTGCCGATGAGGAGGGGCTTGAGCTTCTGAAGAAATTCGAAGCCGAAGGAATTCCGGCAGTCGCAATATTCCTCTCCGGTCGTCCACTTTGGATGAACCGTGAGATTAATGCTGCCGATGCGTTTGTTGCTTCATGGCTACCTGGCAGCGAAGGGGCGGGCATCGCGGACATCCTCTATGGAAAGCGCGAAGCCACAGGCCGCTTGTCGTTCAGCTGGCCAGCAACTTGCGGTGGGGCGCCCCTGAACGGCTCCGAAGGCGCTCTATTCACAGTCGGCTCGGGCCGGTCGCTGGGCGATACCGCTCCGCTTGCAAAACTCGATGAAACCTGCGGCTATCTGACCGAAGCAAAATCTGCCGTCTGGTATGATCTGGGCCGTTTGTCGACGGGCATTGCTGCAAGCGCAAATGGCATCAATCTGGTCAATCTACGTGGCGAAGGTGGCGGCATTGTTGCTCGCGGCTTTGACTATCAGCGGCAAGAAGATGCCCGCGAAGTCACCTTTGGCCCCGGCGCAACGCTCTCTTTCGCCCAACAAGGCGAAGGCGAGGGGGATTACCGCATTCTCTATAATTTGGGGGCACAACCTGCTGGAAAGGTAACTTTGACAGTTGGCAACACTCCGATTGATATAACCCCGCAATTGCGGCTGAGCGCCGGAAAAGGCTGGCGGGAAATGATCGTTACCGAAGACTGCGCGCCGCAGCTGGGAAATTCAATTTCAATAACTAGCGACGCGCCGATGACGATCACTATCGCGAGAATAGCAAGACAAGACATGCCAGAAGGAGCGCAGTGCTCGTTCTAA
- a CDS encoding MFS transporter yields MERNRQTYRFLLLYALAAAGGAIAYVPFLTILLPMRITDIGGSNDVEWLAYVTFAGAVTASLANILFGWLSDLTRNRKYWVIGGLIGSSLLLTAMSQVKSIEMMIVLVVVWQFALNMMLSPLAAWAGDCVPDSQKGMLGGLLSFSPAMGAMAAALITYPGLASQDTRLLIVASMVTICVLPAILFGAPKKFPELESSPQNTAPSEPVSSIARSTILRMWVARLLIQISEAALFAYLYFWFRSIDGSMTDSNVARIFSVILVGSIPLALIVGRWADRTNRPIVPLPVNAALAGIGLLAMALSNSLETAIGGYVLFGLTSAVFLALHTSQTLRVLPKPERRGRDLGIFNLTNTGPSLVVPWLTLALVPLFGFSSLFFLLAGLAFLASLLLIRLPKIS; encoded by the coding sequence GTGGAACGAAATCGGCAGACCTACCGATTTCTTCTCCTTTACGCGCTTGCGGCGGCGGGCGGCGCAATCGCGTATGTTCCGTTCCTAACCATTTTGCTGCCAATGCGCATTACCGACATCGGCGGAAGCAATGATGTTGAGTGGTTGGCCTATGTAACTTTCGCTGGGGCCGTTACTGCAAGCTTGGCCAATATCCTGTTTGGATGGCTCAGCGACTTGACCCGAAACCGCAAATATTGGGTCATTGGCGGGTTGATTGGTTCATCGCTGCTGCTCACCGCAATGTCACAAGTCAAAAGCATCGAGATGATGATCGTGCTGGTGGTCGTTTGGCAATTCGCGCTCAATATGATGCTATCCCCGCTTGCAGCATGGGCAGGAGATTGTGTGCCCGACAGCCAGAAGGGCATGCTCGGAGGATTGCTGTCCTTCTCTCCAGCGATGGGTGCCATGGCGGCGGCATTAATTACCTATCCGGGCTTGGCATCACAGGATACGCGGCTGCTTATTGTGGCAAGCATGGTTACCATCTGCGTTTTGCCAGCAATCTTATTCGGTGCCCCGAAGAAATTTCCGGAACTCGAAAGCTCGCCTCAGAATACCGCCCCATCAGAACCTGTTTCCTCAATCGCGCGGAGCACAATATTGCGGATGTGGGTCGCTCGGTTACTGATCCAGATTTCAGAAGCCGCCCTGTTTGCTTATCTCTATTTCTGGTTCCGCTCGATTGACGGAAGCATGACCGACAGCAATGTTGCGCGAATTTTTAGTGTGATTTTGGTTGGCTCCATTCCACTGGCCCTCATTGTCGGGCGCTGGGCTGACCGGACCAACCGGCCAATCGTTCCTTTGCCTGTCAACGCCGCTTTGGCTGGCATCGGCCTACTCGCAATGGCACTTTCAAATTCGCTGGAAACCGCAATAGGTGGCTATGTGCTGTTCGGCCTGACAAGCGCGGTGTTCCTCGCGCTTCATACTAGCCAGACGCTGCGCGTTTTACCCAAGCCTGAAAGACGCGGCCGGGATCTTGGCATTTTCAATCTGACCAACACTGGTCCCTCACTGGTCGTCCCTTGGCTCACGCTCGCGCTTGTTCCGCTATTCGGCTTCTCATCCCTGTTTTTCCTCCTGGCCGGACTCGCCTTTCTAGCCTCCTTGTTGCTGATACGCCTGCCCAAGATTAGCTAG
- a CDS encoding LacI family DNA-binding transcriptional regulator, producing MARRRKAVTIKHVAADAGVSLQTVSRVINNEANVRPQMRERVQQSIDRLGYIPSIAAQRMSGSRSYLILALNDRERTIEDWRARQGSDWVDQMLLGGMLKCAEYGYRLIFELVDTHNDHVERELKAAIAALQPDGVILTPPHSDNRLITSLLSAHNIPFAQIGSEGAGGGIPLIMGDHDAARLATQHLIDLGHSRIGFITGSSEYLLSDWRTAGWQAAMDAAGLPVDGLSEQGDFTYQSGTAAAEHLLDRNPCVTAILASNDQMALATLELARQRGLRVPEDLSIISFDNTPAVLHAQPPMTAIDQPVAATTSRAVELIIASKRGEQLPDGPTIVPAQLIERGSTARPAKVSA from the coding sequence ATGGCACGTCGGCGCAAAGCCGTCACGATCAAGCATGTCGCAGCCGATGCAGGCGTCTCCCTGCAAACGGTTAGCCGTGTCATTAACAATGAAGCCAATGTCCGCCCTCAGATGAGGGAGCGGGTCCAGCAATCCATCGACCGACTGGGCTACATCCCGTCTATTGCCGCGCAACGTATGAGCGGATCGCGATCCTATCTCATACTGGCTCTGAACGACCGTGAGCGGACAATCGAGGACTGGCGTGCCCGCCAAGGTTCTGACTGGGTCGACCAAATGTTGCTCGGCGGAATGCTCAAGTGCGCTGAATACGGCTACCGGCTGATTTTCGAACTGGTCGATACCCATAATGACCATGTCGAACGCGAATTGAAGGCCGCGATTGCTGCACTGCAACCAGACGGTGTGATTCTGACACCGCCCCACTCTGACAATCGGCTGATCACTAGCCTGTTAAGCGCCCATAATATCCCGTTCGCCCAAATCGGGTCGGAGGGTGCCGGCGGCGGGATCCCGCTCATCATGGGCGACCACGACGCTGCGCGGCTCGCTACCCAGCACCTGATTGACCTTGGTCATAGCAGGATTGGCTTCATCACCGGCTCGTCGGAATATCTACTCAGCGATTGGCGAACAGCCGGTTGGCAAGCGGCGATGGACGCTGCGGGACTTCCGGTAGATGGGCTGTCTGAGCAAGGTGATTTTACTTACCAGTCAGGCACGGCGGCAGCGGAGCATTTGTTGGACCGCAACCCATGCGTTACCGCCATCTTGGCCAGCAATGATCAGATGGCATTGGCGACTCTGGAACTTGCCCGGCAACGCGGATTGAGAGTACCGGAAGACCTGTCGATCATAAGCTTCGACAACACTCCGGCTGTCCTGCATGCTCAACCGCCGATGACCGCAATTGATCAGCCCGTTGCTGCGACCACTTCGCGTGCAGTTGAGTTGATTATCGCGTCGAAGAGAGGTGAACAGCTACCTGACGGGCCCACCATAGTTCCTGCCCAGCTGATCGAGCGCGGCTCTACAGCACGACCAGCAAAAGTCAGCGCCTGA
- a CDS encoding glycoside hydrolase family 16 protein, whose translation MKSRLLSLTLAPAIGALAACSPEEPGPVKIIETVTLNETGTGYAPLSENGWTLAWSDEFSGEAIDGDKWGLDVDCWGGGNQERQCYTDSTENASIVDGKLVITARKQEMTGPALPAHMRAAAEDPDATQTKPFTSARLVTRGKAAWKYGWIEVRAKLPQGQGTWPAIWMLPETNAYGTWARSGEIDIMEAVNLGTECAECPGGKENTILGTLHFGDLWPNNSLNSTEVAQPGSLDDFHTYSLIWSEGKMTWLVDGTIFAVKEAGDWSTAATDEPNAPFDQAFHLILNLAIGGGLPEERGLKGVSEEGFPKEFEIDYVRVWQCDTEVASDGACPTEGG comes from the coding sequence ATGAAATCCAGACTTCTCTCACTTACCCTCGCCCCCGCTATCGGAGCCTTAGCCGCCTGCTCCCCTGAAGAGCCCGGGCCGGTGAAGATTATCGAGACAGTGACGCTGAACGAGACTGGCACCGGCTATGCCCCGCTCTCTGAGAATGGATGGACACTGGCATGGTCTGATGAATTTTCTGGTGAAGCGATTGATGGCGATAAATGGGGCCTCGATGTCGATTGCTGGGGTGGCGGCAATCAAGAGCGTCAATGCTATACTGATAGCACCGAAAACGCATCGATAGTTGACGGAAAGCTGGTCATCACGGCGCGCAAACAAGAAATGACCGGCCCTGCACTGCCAGCCCATATGCGCGCAGCCGCCGAAGACCCTGATGCCACGCAGACCAAACCTTTCACTTCCGCTCGTTTGGTAACGCGCGGTAAAGCGGCGTGGAAATATGGCTGGATCGAAGTTCGGGCGAAACTGCCGCAAGGGCAAGGCACTTGGCCAGCTATCTGGATGCTGCCCGAAACTAACGCTTATGGAACATGGGCACGGTCTGGCGAGATCGATATAATGGAAGCGGTTAATCTGGGGACAGAATGCGCAGAATGCCCAGGCGGTAAGGAAAACACCATTCTGGGGACGCTGCATTTTGGTGATCTTTGGCCAAATAACTCGCTCAACAGCACCGAAGTTGCACAGCCCGGTTCGCTGGATGATTTCCACACATACAGTCTGATCTGGAGCGAAGGAAAAATGACCTGGCTTGTCGACGGCACAATATTTGCGGTTAAGGAAGCTGGTGATTGGTCGACGGCAGCAACGGATGAACCGAATGCACCTTTCGACCAAGCTTTTCATCTAATCCTCAATCTTGCGATTGGCGGCGGCTTGCCAGAGGAAAGGGGCCTCAAAGGCGTGTCCGAGGAAGGTTTCCCCAAGGAGTTTGAGATCGACTACGTGCGCGTCTGGCAATGCGATACAGAAGTCGCTAGCGATGGCGCTTGTCCGACTGAGGGGGGCTGA